The following are from one region of the Pseudodesulfovibrio piezophilus C1TLV30 genome:
- a CDS encoding phosphotransacetylase family protein: protein MAGLYIGSTTGYSGKNMIVMGLGLRLQKEGYNVGYMKPVGAMPMEIDGKLGDEDAAFVQDVLGIEQDPELVSPVVVTQDFKIKAFTGKMEGLLDKIVEGYKGISESKDITLVAGSGSMYSGKYCDTDAVSVIKKLGIKAIIIDRFQKELKYDYLMMMKEHLGDQLAGVILNDVPPHFMDEIKQLLGPALESKGVKILGVIPRDPLMGAIKVADLADRLGGKIISAHNKSERVVETFLIGTMQVENFMTHFRKKKNSAIIVGGDRSDVQLVALEGDCPCLVLTGNLYPNDIILTRSEVLETPIIMVREDTFTVAKKMDDILSRHKLRDAIKIKQGAELVSDNIDFQYLKKELGLK from the coding sequence ATGGCTGGACTCTACATTGGCTCGACAACCGGATACTCAGGCAAAAACATGATAGTCATGGGTCTTGGCCTTCGCCTTCAAAAGGAAGGGTACAACGTCGGCTATATGAAACCGGTCGGAGCCATGCCCATGGAGATCGACGGTAAACTCGGCGATGAGGATGCCGCTTTTGTACAGGATGTCCTCGGCATCGAACAGGACCCCGAATTGGTCTCCCCCGTTGTCGTTACCCAGGATTTCAAGATCAAGGCATTTACCGGCAAGATGGAAGGACTTCTCGACAAGATCGTGGAAGGCTACAAGGGCATCTCGGAATCCAAGGACATCACGCTGGTCGCAGGCTCCGGTTCCATGTACTCCGGTAAATACTGTGATACCGATGCGGTCTCTGTCATCAAGAAGCTGGGCATCAAGGCAATCATCATCGACCGCTTCCAGAAAGAACTGAAATATGACTACCTCATGATGATGAAAGAGCACCTCGGCGACCAACTGGCCGGGGTCATACTCAATGACGTGCCCCCCCATTTCATGGATGAGATCAAACAATTGCTCGGCCCGGCGCTGGAGAGCAAAGGTGTCAAAATTCTCGGCGTCATCCCTCGTGACCCACTCATGGGTGCCATCAAAGTGGCAGACCTGGCCGACCGGCTCGGAGGCAAGATTATTTCCGCCCACAACAAGAGTGAGCGCGTGGTCGAAACCTTTCTCATCGGCACCATGCAGGTGGAAAATTTTATGACCCACTTTCGTAAAAAGAAGAATTCAGCAATCATTGTCGGCGGCGACCGGTCCGATGTTCAACTCGTGGCATTGGAAGGCGACTGCCCCTGTCTGGTTCTCACCGGCAATCTGTATCCCAACGATATCATCCTGACCCGCTCCGAAGTTCTGGAGACTCCGATAATCATGGTCCGGGAGGACACCTTCACCGTAGCCAAGAAGATGGATGACATCCTCTCCCGACACAAGCTGCGCGATGCCATCAAGATCAAGCAGGGAGCGGAACTGGTCTCGGACAATATTGATTTCCAGTACCTCAAAAAGGAATTGGGCCTGAAATAA
- a CDS encoding acetate--CoA ligase family protein, whose translation MQSNAKLQPLLSPDSIAIIGASRNPGKLGHVLVANLIRAGYKGKLYPVNPAGGEILGLPVISSIEQLPSEPDLAIIALPREQVLGTMHQLAAARVRAISIISAGFRETGRDGFELEMAMAELARRKNILLLGPNSLGLINTDCGLDATIAQASPAKGSIAFFSQSGALCSAILDWADGESFGFSKFLSLGNKAGLSEADVLEALGDDTNTKVIIGYLESVDDGEKFLRKARMVTEKKPVIMIKAGTTQAGARATSSHTGSMAGAVEASTAAFQQAGIIQVNDLESLFDLARAFSEQPLPQGPNLTVVTNSGGPGILAADACESVGLHLARPAQKTLDILTEALPPFASIYNPIDIIGDASAERYRTTLNAVADDEYTDAILVLLTPTASAEIEETAQALIDMAKKCAKPIFACFMGEQRIGTGRDMLLAAGIPCYNYPEPAVRAIEAMHAHYRWQNRPYPVEVCFRRDKGKAERIITKARAVGLKELPFHDAMEMAMAYELPVPENRFVRTSDQAVRAAKKLGYPVALKIVSPHIANRGDVGGVALDIHAPHELRQAWFSITTRAQRKRPDAYLTGCLVQTMGPTKAREVVVRFTQDPQFGPLISFSLAGPAAEMLGDISYRLAPLTLQDAQEIVREIQSIPLLRGARGAEPVSLTAIEDILLSMSQMATDFPEIQEAELNPILVDAEGALVTDLRLTIG comes from the coding sequence ATGCAATCAAACGCGAAACTTCAGCCTCTACTCTCTCCCGACTCCATCGCCATCATCGGCGCATCAAGGAATCCGGGAAAACTTGGACACGTTCTCGTGGCCAATCTGATCCGCGCAGGGTACAAGGGGAAACTCTACCCCGTCAATCCCGCCGGGGGTGAAATACTCGGACTCCCTGTCATTTCCTCCATAGAGCAGTTGCCGAGCGAACCGGACTTGGCCATCATCGCACTGCCGCGCGAACAGGTTCTCGGGACCATGCATCAGTTGGCCGCCGCACGGGTACGGGCCATCAGCATTATTTCCGCCGGATTCCGCGAGACCGGACGAGATGGATTTGAGCTGGAAATGGCCATGGCCGAACTCGCCCGCAGGAAAAACATCCTTCTCCTTGGTCCCAATTCTCTCGGGCTTATTAATACCGACTGCGGCCTGGATGCCACCATCGCCCAAGCATCACCGGCCAAAGGGTCCATTGCCTTTTTTTCTCAATCCGGAGCGCTCTGCTCTGCCATTCTCGACTGGGCGGATGGCGAAAGCTTCGGATTTTCCAAATTCCTGAGCCTCGGTAACAAGGCAGGATTGTCTGAAGCCGATGTGCTCGAAGCCCTTGGAGACGACACGAACACCAAGGTCATCATCGGCTATTTGGAAAGCGTTGATGACGGAGAAAAATTTCTGCGCAAGGCACGAATGGTGACCGAAAAGAAACCGGTCATCATGATCAAGGCCGGAACGACCCAGGCCGGTGCCAGGGCCACATCCAGCCATACCGGTTCCATGGCCGGAGCAGTAGAAGCGTCTACCGCCGCTTTCCAGCAGGCCGGTATTATCCAGGTCAATGACCTTGAATCCCTTTTTGATCTGGCCCGCGCTTTTTCCGAGCAGCCACTCCCGCAGGGACCGAATCTCACGGTAGTCACCAATTCCGGCGGCCCCGGTATCCTGGCGGCCGATGCCTGTGAATCCGTTGGCCTCCACCTTGCCCGACCAGCACAAAAGACTCTTGATATTCTGACCGAAGCGCTTCCGCCATTCGCATCCATCTACAATCCTATTGATATTATCGGTGATGCCAGTGCAGAACGCTACCGTACGACGTTAAACGCCGTTGCCGACGATGAATATACCGATGCCATCCTGGTCCTGCTGACACCCACGGCTTCAGCTGAGATCGAAGAAACAGCCCAAGCTCTCATTGATATGGCAAAGAAATGTGCCAAACCCATATTTGCCTGCTTCATGGGTGAGCAACGGATCGGAACGGGACGCGACATGCTGCTTGCCGCCGGGATTCCATGCTATAACTATCCTGAACCCGCTGTCCGGGCCATTGAAGCCATGCATGCCCACTATCGCTGGCAAAATCGCCCTTATCCCGTGGAAGTGTGCTTTCGCCGCGATAAGGGCAAGGCCGAGCGGATCATCACCAAAGCGCGTGCAGTCGGCCTCAAAGAGCTTCCTTTTCATGATGCCATGGAAATGGCCATGGCCTATGAACTTCCCGTGCCGGAAAACAGATTCGTTCGCACCAGCGATCAGGCAGTTCGCGCAGCCAAGAAGCTCGGCTATCCGGTGGCTCTCAAGATCGTCTCTCCGCATATTGCCAACCGTGGCGATGTCGGTGGTGTGGCCTTGGATATTCATGCCCCCCATGAACTGCGGCAGGCGTGGTTCAGCATCACGACCCGCGCTCAGCGCAAACGCCCGGACGCTTATCTGACAGGCTGTCTTGTCCAGACCATGGGACCGACCAAGGCTCGCGAAGTCGTGGTCAGATTTACCCAGGACCCGCAATTCGGCCCTCTTATTTCCTTCTCTCTTGCCGGACCAGCGGCAGAAATGCTTGGTGACATCAGCTATCGACTGGCACCTCTCACCCTTCAGGATGCCCAGGAAATCGTCAGGGAAATTCAATCTATTCCACTGCTCAGGGGCGCTCGCGGCGCAGAGCCGGTCAGCCTGACGGCCATTGAAGATATTTTGCTGTCCATGTCGCAGATGGCGACGGACTTTCCCGAAATCCAGGAAGCGGAACTCAACCCCATCCTGGTGGATGCCGAAGGCGCGCTGGTCACTGACCTTCGCTTGACCATCGGCTGA
- a CDS encoding proline dehydrogenase family protein translates to MLLWQKMMILLARSERITGLVQSSRLMARFAGQFVGGGNVPEALACATDLHGWDAAASLFYLGEYVDDPVEIGLTMDQLQACLAGLGNAGLDVHVSVDPTQVGSMISWDVCRDNVIVLARHVAEQAGTGRNVLMLDMEDSSVTGQTLALYDHLREARLPVGITVQAYLHRTQNDLTGLVANGAMVRLVKGAFAERASVAVTGRVDRDTAYRKAMVTLFSPEALARGVYPVLGTHDHRMIDFASHLAQENGWSPDQWEVEMLLGVRPDFQRCLVEREISLRLYLPFGRDWFPYSIRRVGENPKNLAFVLRSMMGRG, encoded by the coding sequence ATGCTGCTCTGGCAGAAGATGATGATACTGTTGGCTCGGAGTGAACGGATTACCGGACTAGTGCAAAGCTCTCGGCTCATGGCTCGATTTGCCGGTCAGTTCGTGGGTGGAGGGAATGTCCCTGAAGCTCTCGCTTGTGCCACAGATTTACATGGTTGGGATGCTGCTGCATCATTGTTTTATCTTGGTGAGTACGTTGATGATCCGGTGGAGATCGGGCTGACCATGGATCAGTTGCAGGCCTGCCTCGCCGGATTGGGCAATGCCGGGCTGGACGTCCATGTATCCGTGGACCCCACGCAGGTTGGTTCCATGATTTCCTGGGATGTCTGTCGTGACAATGTGATTGTTCTGGCCCGTCATGTCGCAGAGCAGGCCGGGACAGGGAGGAATGTGCTCATGCTCGATATGGAGGATTCATCGGTGACCGGGCAGACCCTGGCTCTTTATGACCATTTGCGTGAGGCTCGCCTCCCTGTCGGCATAACAGTACAGGCTTACCTGCATCGGACGCAGAACGATCTGACCGGACTGGTGGCGAACGGGGCCATGGTTCGCCTGGTCAAGGGGGCGTTTGCCGAACGGGCCTCAGTGGCCGTGACCGGTCGTGTGGATCGGGATACCGCATATCGCAAGGCTATGGTCACTCTTTTCAGTCCGGAGGCTTTGGCCCGTGGAGTCTATCCTGTTCTGGGAACGCACGATCATCGCATGATCGATTTTGCGTCCCACCTTGCTCAGGAGAATGGCTGGAGTCCTGATCAATGGGAAGTGGAAATGCTTCTGGGAGTGCGCCCTGATTTCCAGCGATGCCTGGTTGAAAGAGAAATCAGCCTTCGTCTTTATCTCCCTTTCGGGCGGGACTGGTTTCCCTATTCCATTCGTCGCGTGGGGGAGAATCCGAAGAATCTCGCTTTTGTCCTGCGCTCCATGATGGGGAGAGGCTGA
- the purN gene encoding phosphoribosylglycinamide formyltransferase, whose translation MSLPIAVLVSGSGSNLQSIIDRIEEGVLDAEIKLIVSNKARAYGIERAKKHGIPYKVLLHTDFRSREDFDSALVECITDAGVGEDGLVVMAGFMRIVTSVFLGAFENRVINIHPALLPSFPGVHGQADAADYGVKISGCTVHFVDEQMDHGPVIVQGAVPCQAGEDGDVLGPRILKLEHRVLPQAIQWFGEGRLKIEGRHVELRVAGRPYASQPKADIDPPTHALVWPPLEKGF comes from the coding sequence ATGTCCCTGCCCATAGCCGTACTCGTCTCAGGAAGCGGGTCCAACCTGCAATCCATCATAGATCGTATTGAAGAGGGTGTTCTGGATGCCGAAATCAAGCTGATCGTCTCGAATAAAGCCAGGGCATATGGCATTGAGCGGGCCAAGAAACATGGCATCCCATACAAGGTCTTGCTGCATACGGATTTTCGAAGCCGTGAAGATTTTGATAGTGCTCTGGTCGAATGCATCACTGACGCAGGAGTGGGCGAAGATGGACTCGTCGTCATGGCCGGATTCATGCGTATCGTGACATCCGTTTTCCTGGGCGCGTTTGAAAACCGGGTCATCAATATCCACCCGGCCTTGTTACCAAGCTTTCCCGGAGTGCATGGTCAGGCTGACGCGGCAGACTACGGGGTCAAGATTTCAGGATGCACAGTCCATTTTGTGGATGAGCAGATGGATCATGGCCCGGTTATCGTGCAGGGTGCTGTTCCCTGTCAGGCTGGCGAGGATGGTGACGTCCTTGGCCCGCGCATCCTCAAGTTGGAGCATCGGGTCCTGCCTCAGGCCATCCAATGGTTCGGCGAAGGACGCTTGAAGATAGAGGGACGTCATGTGGAATTGCGTGTTGCCGGTCGGCCCTATGCCAGCCAGCCCAAGGCGGATATCGACCCGCCTACGCATGCGTTGGTTTGGCCTCCCCTGGAAAAGGGATTCTAA
- a CDS encoding helix-turn-helix domain-containing protein yields the protein MGKRSINADICFWRDPDLPGVEARFSSYNEEAFRKHVHAAYSVGLVKTGRTSFFLDGEMHDAEAGQVVLIEPNVVHACNPERDSCMTYRMFYVDETWFRSVGQEVFGSGAASPRLPRPVVDDSELYAHWRELHEAIRGNRHRLEKESLLVQGIADILVRYGELSGREQDSPGGEGAVEAIKQYLTSHLESKVNLDTLSDIAHVSRYHLLRLFHAKVGLPPHTYQNQLRVDLGKRLLATGTSISQVAQEAGFVDQSHFSRVFRQFTGATPRQYQRGASPSTVK from the coding sequence ATGGGAAAGCGATCAATCAATGCTGATATATGTTTCTGGCGTGACCCGGACCTGCCCGGTGTGGAGGCGCGATTTTCCAGTTACAATGAGGAAGCGTTTCGCAAACATGTCCATGCCGCGTATTCAGTGGGGTTGGTCAAGACCGGGCGTACGTCCTTTTTTCTGGATGGAGAGATGCACGACGCCGAGGCTGGGCAGGTTGTCCTGATCGAGCCGAATGTGGTCCATGCCTGCAACCCGGAGCGGGATTCCTGCATGACGTATCGCATGTTTTATGTGGATGAAACATGGTTCAGGTCGGTAGGACAGGAGGTTTTTGGCTCTGGTGCGGCATCTCCTCGGTTGCCTCGTCCGGTGGTGGATGACTCCGAGTTGTATGCCCATTGGCGGGAACTTCATGAGGCAATCAGGGGAAATCGGCATCGACTGGAGAAGGAGTCCCTGCTGGTTCAGGGGATTGCCGACATTCTGGTCCGGTATGGTGAGCTTTCAGGCCGAGAGCAAGATTCTCCTGGAGGAGAAGGCGCGGTTGAGGCGATCAAACAGTATTTGACCTCCCATCTAGAGAGTAAGGTCAATCTGGATACGCTTTCTGATATTGCCCACGTGAGCAGGTATCATCTGCTTCGTCTCTTTCATGCCAAGGTCGGCCTGCCGCCTCACACGTATCAGAACCAACTCCGGGTGGACTTGGGCAAACGTCTTCTGGCAACCGGAACTTCCATCAGCCAGGTTGCACAGGAAGCCGGCTTTGTGGATCAGAGTCATTTTTCTCGTGTTTTTCGTCAATTCACCGGAGCGACTCCCCGTCAATATCAGCGCGGAGCTTCTCCTTCCACTGTCAAATAA
- a CDS encoding MATE family efflux transporter, with protein sequence MNDNTDLTKRPVPEVIRQVAVPASVGFFFNTMFNVVDTLWTASISTEAVAALSLSLPVYFIISSLGNGIATGSTALIGAALGAGNRKQASLVAVQMLGFGLIVSLFLAWFGLTFSPAIFGWLGAEGSYLEICLSYMNPMFAFNIVTISLFLFNGILQAQGDTKQFRNVLILGACLNVILDPWFIFGGFGLPPMGTAGVAWATIIIHGLGALYLLYKARATGLLHTDRGRNLRPRLTLYAEIASQGFPAALNNMTIALGFFIIFRFVSRFGPEATAAYGIATRIDQIVLLPTIGLNIASLTITAQNYGAGHLDRIRATYRANLKYGAMLLLPLSVPILVFAKPLVSLFTSDPAVINIGAEYLRIDAFTLYGYVIIFISTSVLQGMKRPIFAIWMGLARQVIAPWALFSLFIHIMGYGTQSLWLSIAVIVWLAAGISFWYAHRVLGRAEERTATAP encoded by the coding sequence ATGAACGATAATACAGACCTCACGAAACGCCCTGTGCCGGAAGTTATCCGACAGGTCGCAGTCCCCGCTTCCGTGGGATTTTTTTTCAATACCATGTTCAACGTAGTTGATACGCTGTGGACAGCCAGCATCAGCACCGAAGCCGTGGCCGCCCTTTCCCTCTCCCTGCCCGTCTACTTCATCATCTCATCCCTGGGCAACGGCATTGCCACCGGCTCCACAGCACTCATTGGTGCCGCACTGGGCGCAGGGAATCGCAAACAGGCGTCATTGGTCGCCGTGCAGATGCTTGGCTTCGGTCTCATCGTTTCACTCTTTCTCGCCTGGTTCGGGCTGACCTTTTCTCCCGCTATCTTCGGCTGGCTGGGGGCTGAAGGCTCCTATCTCGAAATATGCCTGAGTTACATGAATCCCATGTTCGCTTTCAATATCGTGACCATCTCACTTTTCCTGTTCAATGGTATTCTTCAGGCGCAAGGAGATACGAAACAATTCCGCAATGTCCTCATTCTCGGAGCCTGTTTAAACGTTATCCTTGACCCCTGGTTTATCTTCGGCGGATTTGGCCTCCCCCCGATGGGAACAGCCGGAGTCGCCTGGGCCACAATCATCATTCATGGACTGGGCGCGCTCTATCTGTTGTACAAAGCCCGAGCAACCGGCCTGCTCCATACTGACAGGGGGCGGAATCTTCGACCGCGCCTGACCCTCTATGCCGAAATTGCCAGCCAGGGATTTCCTGCGGCGCTCAATAACATGACGATTGCCCTCGGATTTTTCATCATCTTTCGGTTTGTCTCCAGATTCGGCCCGGAAGCGACTGCAGCCTATGGTATTGCCACCCGCATTGACCAGATAGTCCTGTTACCGACAATCGGACTGAATATAGCGTCCCTGACCATTACCGCGCAAAATTACGGGGCCGGGCACCTTGATCGCATCCGGGCCACCTACCGAGCAAATCTGAAATACGGCGCAATGCTTCTGCTCCCTCTTTCAGTGCCGATTCTCGTGTTTGCCAAGCCCCTTGTCTCTCTTTTTACCAGTGACCCCGCCGTCATCAATATCGGAGCCGAATACCTGCGTATCGATGCCTTCACCCTTTACGGCTATGTCATCATCTTCATCTCTACGTCGGTTCTCCAGGGTATGAAACGACCGATATTCGCCATATGGATGGGATTGGCCCGGCAGGTGATCGCCCCGTGGGCCCTCTTCAGCCTCTTCATCCATATCATGGGGTACGGAACCCAGTCCCTATGGCTCTCCATTGCAGTCATCGTCTGGCTCGCTGCGGGCATTTCCTTCTGGTATGCGCACCGAGTGCTTGGCAGAGCTGAAGAGAGGACTGCCACCGCACCGTAA